A single region of the Cynocephalus volans isolate mCynVol1 chromosome 12, mCynVol1.pri, whole genome shotgun sequence genome encodes:
- the MED21 gene encoding mediator of RNA polymerase II transcription subunit 21, whose translation MADRLTQLQDAVNSLADQFCNAIGVLQQCGPPASFNNIQTAINKDQPANPTEEYAQLFAALIARTAKDIDVLIDSLPSEESTAALQAASLYKLEEENHEAATCLEDVVYRGDMLLEKIQSALADIAQSQLKTRSGTHSQSLPDS comes from the exons ATGGCCGACCGGCTCACCCAGCTGCAGGACGCAGTGAACTCG CTTGCAGATCAGTTTTGCAATGCCATTGGTGTGTTGCAGCAATGTGGTCCTCCTGCCTCTTTTAATAATATTCAGACAGCAATTAACAAAGACCAGCCAGCTAATCCTACAGAAG AGTATGCCCAGCTTTTTGCAGCACTGATAGCACGAACAGCAAAAGACATTGATGTTTTGATAGATTCTTTACCCAGTGAAGAATCTACAGCTGCTTTACAG GCTGCTAGCTTATATAAGCTAGAGGAAGAAAACCATGAAGCTGCTACGTGTCTGGAGGATGTTGTTTATCGAGGGGACATGCTTCTGGAAAAGATCCAAAGTGCACTTGCTGACATTGCACAGTCACAGCTGAAGACAAGAAGTGGTACCCATAGCCAGTCTCTTCCAGACTCATAG